The window AAACGACGCCGCGGTGGTTCCAGATATCGGGATCTTCGCGAGCTTCGACCCGGTAGCCTTGGATAAAGCCTGCATCGATGCCGTCAATGCGGCTCCAGGGATTGCCTCTAGCATCCTCTCAGAGCGAGAGCGCACGCATGGCGATCATTTCACCGACATCCATCCCAGCACGGACTGGCGGGTCCAGATCTCTCACGCGGAAAAAATCGGACTCGGCACAGGAAACTACGAACTCGTCACTGTCGACTTGCCGTAAGACGACCTCAAAACGGAGCCCGCCGCTCTAAACTTAAGATGAGTGGCGGACTGCTAGTCAATATTATCGAAAAAGACTATAATTACCCTATATCGGCTAAATTTTGGTATTAGCGGGAGCGTAATGGATTATGGCCAACAAAGTAACAGCGACGCGAAGCAACATGACGCGCATTCAGGCTGCCCTCAAGCTAGCGAGGCGGGGGCACGACCTTCTCGAACAAAAACGTAAGATTCTCATGGCTGAGCTCATGGGGCGCATTGAAGAAGTCCGCGAGGTTCAGAACAGTATGCGTTCTATTTTTGGGGAAGCTTATTTCAGCCTGCAAATGGCGAATATCACGATGGGAATCGATAGCGTGGAACAAATCGCGCTTCTGGTTCCAGAGGAAAACCGTTTTATTGTGCGCCTGCGCTCAGTGATGGGTATCGACATTCCCGAGGTGGACCGGATTACCCCCAACCTGTCTCCTGTCTACTCGATGGGGGGATCCGCAACAGGTTCTTCCTCGGTGTTGGATAACGCCTACGTGAACGCCCGCCAGGTGGTGGCGTTGATCGCCCGCCTCGCCGAGATCGAGACGAGCGTGTATCGGCTGGCTATCCAAATACGCAAAACGTTGCGGCGCGTAAACGCCCTGGAAAAGGTGTTCATCCCGCGCAGCGAAAACGAGGTCAAGTTCATCGCGGCGGCGCTCGATGAAAATGAACGAGAAGACCTGACCCGTATCAAACTTTCGACCGAGTAAATGTTCGAGTAAATGTTCAAGCTCAGGAAGGCGGATGGAAAAAATGAGGTTGTCGGAGGTTCTCGACGCTCTGCTGAAAACGGAAGATGAAGCTCTGGAGGTGCGTGCGGCCGCGGAACGGGAGGCAAAGCTCATCGTTCAGAAGGCGCGTGGCAATTTTACCCTAGACCAGGAGTCTCGATTGAATGCCGCTCGCGAGGAAGCCCGGGCTCAAGTGGAGTCCACCCGGCACTCGGCGGAGATAGAGTCTTTGCACATTGCGGACTTGGCCCGGAAGTCCAGGAATAAAATGCAAGAAAATTTTGACAAAAATGTGCCTCCGCTGATCATTAAAATGGCCGAAGACCTGGCGACGAGATACACGGCCTGGAGACGTTTGTGACGGGGGGTATCGGCCTGGCCCAGTCAGCCAAGGCCAGGGTCCGTAGAGCGTCGCTTTTTCAAAAAGAGGATTTCAAGCTTTTTTTAGAGAGGAACTCTGCGGGGGAAATCGCCGTTCAACTAGGTAAAAGCGCTTATGCCCCCATTTTGAAAAACTTCGCTCTGGAGGACATGAGGCGCGCCGAGCTGGAGTTCTTGTTGAACATCTCCGTCGTGCGGGAGGGCGTGATTTTCAGACATTACGCGGGCCTGCGTGACAGGAAACTTCTTGATCTGTGGCTCGAAAGTTTCGATATCAAACTTTTCAAAAGCCACCTTCGCGTCAGGCTGGGAACGGAAAAATGGGACGAACACCTGGCTCCAGACAGAATCGTCGACCTGGTGTCTGATTTTCACTTGACTTTGGTAGATCAAAACAAACTTTTCAGGGCGGGCACCTTTAAGAGCATTGCAGCCGCCCTCAAAAATGAGCCATTGCGCAAAGCTATGATGGAAGCCGTTCCATCCGGCTGGGAAAACGTGGATTTGGCGGCGGGGGGACCCGATTTTCAGAACATCGTTTTTGCGGTGAGCATGACCGTAGACCGCAACTATTTCGACAGACTTTACGCGACTGTAGCGGAAGTGAGTGGCGACGAAGGCCGTATGTTGCGGGCGTTGGTGGGAGCCCGCGTCGATCTGATGAACCTTTATTGGATCTACCGAGCGCGCCGCTTTTTCGGCATGTCCCCGGAGACGTCCTTGACGTTGATCATGAAAGCCCGTTATCGCGCGAATTTCGAGCTTTTGACGAAAGCTGCCTTCGCGGAGCCCCGCGCTATCGCGGTAGCTCTGGCGGGAACCCCTTACGCCGAGGTGTTCGATGTTAACGACGTTAACGCGGCACTGAGAGAGGTCGTGGTGGAAAGCAACATCTACAGGTTTCTCTTCACCGTGGCGGAGCGGGCGTTTTTGGCGGGCGCCCAGGGTTTTCAGAACGTGGCAGCGTACTTGGTGCTGAAAGAGCTGGAGGTTCGAGACCTGGTTGCCGTGGTCGAAATGGTGCGTTATGGGTTCGACCGAAGCAAGGCGAACCAGGTTCTCGTAAGGCCGATCTAGAAAGAAGGAGAATCGGACATGGCAGTGGTGGGAATGGTGGGAGTCTCTTTCGTCGGCCCCAGGGAGGAAGTCGAAGGCGTCGCTCTCACACTTTTACACACGGAAAACTTTGAACCGATGCAGCCGGAGGTGATGATGGAGGGGCACCCACTGGGTAGCCGCTTCCAGACCTTTCGGGGTAATCGTTACGCCGCGCTTTTGGAAAGATTTGACCGATTTTGGGAGCGTGGGGGTCTTCCCATCCCTCAGTGTCGGATTGTGGAGCGCGCTCCGTCGATTTCTTTGGCGGAACTCGAAGCGAAGATGGACGACCTTACGCGCGCGATAGACGAATGGAGCGCGAAAGCCGAGAGGCTTCAAGGCGAGTATGAAACCTGGCAAGCCATGTTAGCCTTTGGGGAGACAGTCCGGGAGACGGGGCGCAACCTTTCGGATCTTCCTCTTTCGTTGGGCGAGCGCATCACCCTTGGGGTACTGACCCAGGAAAACTGGCGACGTCTCGAAGAAACGAGCTTGGCCGCGTCTATTCTCGCCATACCCTTGATCGAGGGCTCCGGTGACAGGGTCTCAGACCCCAGCAACAGGATCACGGTCGTCGTCTTCTATGGCAGCGATTACCGTGAGGAGGCCTACAAAATTTTCTCCTCGGTGCATATGCACTTGGTTTCTGTCAGACCGGAAGACTACGGAAACTACGACAACGCGGACGCCGTGCGTTACCGTATGGAAGCCATCGCGTCGGAAATACAAAACTACCGGGAGATGCCCGGACGGTACGCGGAGGAAAACCGTTTCGAGCTGGAAAAATTTTACGCGGCGGTGTACACGGGAGAGCGGATCCAATCGCTCTGCCAGTTGGGGGGTGAGTTATCTGGGATGACGGTTTTGGCCGGGTGGATGCCCCAAAGCAGCTATGGGGATATCGCCCAGGCGACCGAGGAGAAGGCGCCCCACACCTTAATCATGGCGGAATACGGCGACATCCTGGAACGGGAGGGCAATGAGCTTCCGACGCTTCTCCACAATTTTCCTCTGGTCCGCCGCTTTCAGGAGATCGTGCGCCTTTATAGCCTGCCTTCCTACAGCGAACTGGATCCTACATTCGTGGTGGCGGTCAGTTTTTGTCTCTTTTTCGGTTTCATGTTTGGCGACGTGGGACACGGACTCGCGTTGATCTTGGGCACGCTCTTTCTCGAAAAAAAGAAAATCATGGGCCGGGCCATCGCGTCCGTCATGAAGATCGCCGGAGCCTCCTCTGTCCTGTTCGGTTTTTTGTACGGCAGCGTTTTCGGCAGCGAGGAACTTATCCATCCTCTGTGGCTTTCGCCTATGACGGACGTAGATCAAATTCTGCCCATCTCCATCGGGGTGGGGATCGTTTTTCTCACGATCGGTATCTGCTTTAAGATCCAGAACGCTGCTCGCAAGGAAGAATGGGGAGAAGCCCTTTTCAGTCCCGAGGGAATGGCGGGGCTCTTGTTCTACTGGCTGGCAGTGGCCCAGGCCGTGGCCGTGACAGGGAACGACCCGGAAATAGCCTTCGATAAGGATATTTTCATCGCGATCATGGCGAGCCTTTTTGCGGTGATGATCTTCGGAAATGGAATCGCCAAGTATTTCTTTCGCGGCGAGGTGGTGGACGAAGGCGGGGTGGTCCATGTTTTTTCGGTTTTCCACGCGATGTTGAGCTTCGTCAGCAACACGGCGTCTTTCGTGCGTCTGGCAGCTTTCGCTTTAAACCACGTGGGCCTCAGCGGGGCTGTTTTCATGTTGGCGCGGATGGTGGAGAACGTGCCGGCGGGAAAGCTCTATTACGCCGTCGTCCTTTTGTTAGGGCATTTGGTGATCATTGGCCTCGAGGGGATGATCGTCTTCATTCAGACGCTGCGTCTGGAGTATTATGAGTTTTTCGGAAAGTTTTATCGGGGCGGCGGGCGCGAGTTTATGCCGGTGCTGTGGAAACGGCGGGGTTGACCCCCCCTTGAGCTCGAATGTTTTTATTTGTCCGAAGGGAGAAAGTTTCAATGTGGAGTTTGACGGTTCTTTGCGTTTCCGTTGCGGCGTTGATCGGCACAGGTTTTCTGATGTTGAGAAGAGCCAGGGTGCCCCGCAATCCGAGGGCGATTCTGGCAGCGATAATGGTTGGGGCATTTCTGGTTTTGGGTTTTTCTGTTACGACGGTTTTTGCGGCCGAGACCGAGGAACCGGCGGCAGAGGCAAGAAGCGTCAACGGGCTGGGATTGATGGGCGCGGCACTTTCCACCGGGCTCGCCTGTATCGGAGCGGGAATTGGCGTCGCCTTTGTGGGATCAGCGGCTTTAGGTGTCGTTGGGGAGAAGCCCTCTCTTTTCGGCACCACCTTAATCTACATGGGGCTGGCGGAGGGGATCGCGATTTACGGCCTTGTCATCTCGCTCTTTATTTTGGGCAGGATATAGGCAAGGCCTGGGATTCGGCGTTAAAATACCGTTTAAATCTATTATGAAAGGGTTTTTGATAAGCGATAACCATGACACATTGGTATTGTTGAAGCTAGCGGGTATCGGTGGTGTGGTGGCCCACGGACCGGTGGAGACGGCCGAAGCGCTTTCCTCCGCTCTGGCGATGAAAGATTTGGGTATTCTTCTCATGACCGAACGGGCGGCCGAAAACATACCGGAAAAAGTGAAAAAGATGCGCTCCAGCGGTTCCTTGCCGCTTTTGGTTGAAATACCGGATCGCCACGGCGCCAGGCGCGGTGCCGATTTTCTCACCCGATACATCCGGGAGGCCATAGGAGTGAAAGTAGAGTGAAGGTAGAATGACGGAGGTTAGGG is drawn from Synergistaceae bacterium and contains these coding sequences:
- a CDS encoding ATPase is translated as MAVVGMVGVSFVGPREEVEGVALTLLHTENFEPMQPEVMMEGHPLGSRFQTFRGNRYAALLERFDRFWERGGLPIPQCRIVERAPSISLAELEAKMDDLTRAIDEWSAKAERLQGEYETWQAMLAFGETVRETGRNLSDLPLSLGERITLGVLTQENWRRLEETSLAASILAIPLIEGSGDRVSDPSNRITVVVFYGSDYREEAYKIFSSVHMHLVSVRPEDYGNYDNADAVRYRMEAIASEIQNYREMPGRYAEENRFELEKFYAAVYTGERIQSLCQLGGELSGMTVLAGWMPQSSYGDIAQATEEKAPHTLIMAEYGDILEREGNELPTLLHNFPLVRRFQEIVRLYSLPSYSELDPTFVVAVSFCLFFGFMFGDVGHGLALILGTLFLEKKKIMGRAIASVMKIAGASSVLFGFLYGSVFGSEELIHPLWLSPMTDVDQILPISIGVGIVFLTIGICFKIQNAARKEEWGEALFSPEGMAGLLFYWLAVAQAVAVTGNDPEIAFDKDIFIAIMASLFAVMIFGNGIAKYFFRGEVVDEGGVVHVFSVFHAMLSFVSNTASFVRLAAFALNHVGLSGAVFMLARMVENVPAGKLYYAVVLLLGHLVIIGLEGMIVFIQTLRLEYYEFFGKFYRGGGREFMPVLWKRRG
- a CDS encoding V-type ATPase subunit yields the protein MTGGIGLAQSAKARVRRASLFQKEDFKLFLERNSAGEIAVQLGKSAYAPILKNFALEDMRRAELEFLLNISVVREGVIFRHYAGLRDRKLLDLWLESFDIKLFKSHLRVRLGTEKWDEHLAPDRIVDLVSDFHLTLVDQNKLFRAGTFKSIAAALKNEPLRKAMMEAVPSGWENVDLAAGGPDFQNIVFAVSMTVDRNYFDRLYATVAEVSGDEGRMLRALVGARVDLMNLYWIYRARRFFGMSPETSLTLIMKARYRANFELLTKAAFAEPRAIAVALAGTPYAEVFDVNDVNAALREVVVESNIYRFLFTVAERAFLAGAQGFQNVAAYLVLKELEVRDLVAVVEMVRYGFDRSKANQVLVRPI
- a CDS encoding V-type ATP synthase subunit D, whose protein sequence is MANKVTATRSNMTRIQAALKLARRGHDLLEQKRKILMAELMGRIEEVREVQNSMRSIFGEAYFSLQMANITMGIDSVEQIALLVPEENRFIVRLRSVMGIDIPEVDRITPNLSPVYSMGGSATGSSSVLDNAYVNARQVVALIARLAEIETSVYRLAIQIRKTLRRVNALEKVFIPRSENEVKFIAAALDENEREDLTRIKLSTE
- a CDS encoding ATP synthase subunit C, which encodes MWSLTVLCVSVAALIGTGFLMLRRARVPRNPRAILAAIMVGAFLVLGFSVTTVFAAETEEPAAEARSVNGLGLMGAALSTGLACIGAGIGVAFVGSAALGVVGEKPSLFGTTLIYMGLAEGIAIYGLVISLFILGRI
- a CDS encoding V-type ATP synthase subunit F; protein product: MKGFLISDNHDTLVLLKLAGIGGVVAHGPVETAEALSSALAMKDLGILLMTERAAENIPEKVKKMRSSGSLPLLVEIPDRHGARRGADFLTRYIREAIGVKVE